Below is a window of Methanocaldococcus jannaschii DSM 2661 DNA.
ATGAGCTTTATAATGAACATTATTAATGTTATGATAAACACAATCATCGATTATTTAAATGTAAATAGAGTCTTAGCCTTATTGATGGCTTTCTTAATGGCTGGAGGCATTGCTTCAATGATTAACAAGAACTTTATTATAAAATATTTCGGTTCAAACACACCAAAATACATATCCTATACTGTAGCTGCTGTTAGTGGTAGCTTATTAGCTGTCTGTTCTTGCACTATCCTTCCATTATTTGCCAGTATTTACAAAAGAGGAGCTGGAATAGGGCCAGCAACAACATTCTTGTTCTCTGGGCCAGCAATAAATGTTTTGGCTATATTTTACTCAGCGGCATTGCTTGGATGGGACATTGGATTTTTAAGGGCTGTGTTTGCAGTAGTAGTCTCAATACTTATTGGTTTATCAATGGAGATAATATTTAAAAGCCATGAGAAAAAGAGAGCTTTAAGAGTCCCAAAGGCAGATAAAATATCAGATAGGCCTCTATATCAAACAATAACATTCTTTGCTCTGCAGTTTATCATGTTGTTGGTAATTACCGCCTCACCCAAGCTGTTTCCAACGTTATCAATGCCTCTATACGATGGATTTTTATTAAAGCATCTGCTATTTATAATACTTGGGATTATCTTGGCTGTAACAACAAAAATCTGGTTTAAAGATGAGGAGATTAAGAACTGGCTCAGAGAGAGCTTTACACTGCTAAAGATTGTCTTTCCACTGCTAATTATTGGAGTTGCCATAGCTGGAGCTATTAAGGCAATTATCCCACCAAGTTATATAGCAACCTATGTAGGAGGAAACTCCATAACTGCCAACTTTATTGCCTCATTTATTGGAGCTTTGATGTATTTCGCCACATTAACAGAAGTGCCAATTATAAAGGCATTGATGGAGCTTGGTATGGGTGTAGGGCCGGCAATGGCTCTGCTGTTAGCTGGACCAAGTTTGAGTATTCCAACAGTCTTAACCATCTCAAAAGTCTTAGGAAAGACGAAGGCTTTAACATATTTGGGTTTAGTTGTTATATTCTCAACAATATGTGGCTATATAGCTGGAATAATCCTCAGATAAGATAATATTTGGTGAAGAAATGAAAAAATTAGCTTTTTTAATACTTTTAATTGTATTTTCTAATTTATCATTAGTAAATGCTATAGATGACAATATCTCAAATTACAGCAAAGAAATTAATGAACTTACTGTAAAATTAAAAGAATTAGAGAGTAAAAATCCAAACGATGAGAGGATTGAAGAATATAAAGAGAAACTAAAACAATTGATAGAGAAACAGCATGAATTAAAATCTCAAAATCTAAAATATAATGAAACTTTGGCATATATCCAAAGTGAAGAGTATTGGAAAATGCAGGAAGAGATTTGGGAATATAACAATAAGGTTATGAAATGGTTTATTGCTATCTCAATCTTAATTTTAGGGATAATTTTAGCTACATTATGGATTCTTAGAAAAGATAAGTTTTTGTTATTCTTGGCAATATTTGGGTTGATAGTCCCATTCTTACAATTTAAAATTCCGAATTGGTTATTTAATATCTTAGCACTGCCTTTATTTGTCTATATTAAATTTATCGTTCCCGAATGCGCAGAAGGAAGCTTTTACTACAGCCCTTTAATAACTATACCAATCTCAATGTATGGATGGATATTAATTGGTTTGGCAGTTAAATTTATAATAAAAAAGTATTAAAAATTTATAACTCTTTTTTAACCTTCTCATTTAATTCTTTTAATTTGTTGTATAGCTCTTCGTAATCCTTAGTTTCTAAGCCAAGTTCTTTTAATTGGTTTAGTATAGCTTCAAAATGCTCCTCTGTATGATGTAAAGTATGAAGAAGCTTTTTTATTAATTTTTCCCTTTCCATATTTTCACCAGTTAGTTATTTATACCCAACAATATAAACTAATGTTATCCAAAGTATATAAATGTTATTAAATTTTTGAGGGATAGTATTATGCAAATGTGTGAGTTATGCGGAAAGCTTACAGATAAGCTTTACAAGGTAATTATTGAAGGCTCTGAAATGAATGTCTGTAAAGAGTGTGCTAAATTTGGCAAAAGTCCAAAAACATATTCAAGATTAGGTAAAAAAACTATAATAGGAAAAGGAACAATAACTACTAATAAACAAGTTAAAAAGCCTATTAAAAGAAGAAGAGATATATTTGATACTTTACCAATGTTAAGAGAGGATTATGGGGATGTTATTAGAGAAGCAAGAGAAAAGAGAGGTTTATCAATAGAAGAACTTGCTAAAAAACTTAAAATGAAAGCAAGTACTTTACAAAAATTTGAAAGGTATGAGTTAGAACCAAATGAAAAAGAAATTAAAATATTAGAGAAAGAGTTAAAAATAAGCTTAACTGAAAGTATTGGGGAAGAAACTTCATATTATGGTGGTAGAGATGAAGATGGATTTACATTAGGTGATTTCATTAAAATTAAGAAATAATGAGGTAATAATATGGAAGGAGAAAGCTTATTTTTATTAGTTTCAATACTTTCTTTTGCAGTTATCATAAGTTTTGTAGTAGGATTATATATCTGGTATTTTAAATTAGGTGGTAGAAAGATGATAGAGGATTAACTTATTTTAATTTTTTGTAAATATCGTATAATATGGCTGAAAATACCCAAACAGTAAAAAATATTGCTACTGTATCTACTATTATCAAAGTCGTTCCTACACTAAAGGATACAACTCCAGAAGCAGTTTGTAAGTTGTAGCCCCTAAAAATACAATTTCATAACCAAAAATTATTTTAAATACATCAAATAAGTATGAGTAAAAAATAGAGGTTGATGAGTATGGAACTTAATCCATTGATTATTGGAGTTATAGCAATACTTGTTTTTATATGTGGAGTTATGGCAATATTTTACTATTATTTTAGCAAGTTTGAGAAAGATATGAAGGATGCAAATTAATTTTTACTTATTTTCTTTAGATTTTTTATGATTTTTAGGTATTTGATAATTAAGGTTGTTATTATTGTAAATCCTACGATTAAAACTAATCCTACAATGAATACGAATTCGATTGGTTTTAATGGGTGTTCTATTTGATATAATTCCATTGTGGTTAATGTTGCTAATATTGTAGCCAATATTGTTAGTGTTAAATCTCTGACAAATACACACCAGAGTTTATGCTTATCATAAATGGTTAAGTTTTCCATACATCTATAGGTTAAACCCATTCCAATTAAAATATTGAACCAGATTATGGGCGTTGGAAGTAATAAACACAATAAAAAGGTGTTAGTCTCTATTTTAAAAAACATTGAATAAATAATAATTGCTAATATCGAAGCAATCCAATAACCAATAAGTGTAATGACAACCTTAAGTATGAATGAAGAGTGTGCTTTATATTCATTAACCATGGCAACACCATTGGGGGCTTATTTTTTTATTTTCCTAATTTTTTAAGAGATATTTAAATCCCACAATAATTTTTCCTTTTATTATTTTTATTATTTTCCTAAAACTTCTTACTGAATCTTTTAATCCTTCTTTTCTATAAACTCCCTCAAAACAGAGGTTGCATAATTTCCTTTTTTTAAACAAAACTGCAAAACATAGCTGTCATCTTCAATCCAATATTTCATATTGTATATTTTTCCAATCATCGCCCTTCTATCTCCAATAAATGAACCAAACTCACCAATCTTGAAATCCTCTGGACTTAGATTTTCTCTCTCATAAATCTCTCTCTCAATCTCTCCTTGTATTCCAGATGCAAACCTTGTTTTATATCCAAACAATGCCCCACTCGGCACATTATCAATTAAAATATCCCCTTCCATAGGTTCAAAGCCATACTCAAACCTTCTATTGATTATCTCATTGAATAAATAGGATTGATAAGCATTTATAAACATGCACCTTAAGTATGGTGGAAGAATCATAAATGCCTTTTGATAGCTCCCAGTTTCTATATAAGCTTTAATCATCCTTCTTTCATAAAAGAAAGCCTTTGGGAATTTTTTATACGCCTCTTTAAAATTCTCTTCATCCACCAACTCCCTTGCCAACTTTGATTTTTTGTCATCGTAAGGAAGGGGAGTTCCACAATATGCATGGAAAGCTCCCTCCCAGTCTCTCTCTATAATAAACCTCCCAACTATGTGAGTTATTGGCCTTGTAGTTCCAAACCTTTGAACACCATAGTAATTTAAGAAGTATTTTAGCTTACATAACTTATTTAAAGCTTCTTCCAATTCTTTTCCTTTAAGCTCAGGCTCTCTAACTCTTATAGTAAATCTATTCCCCCACAAATCCCCCAACCTTATTTTTCTATTTGTTTTTTGGAAATCTCTCAATATTATGCCTTTAATCTTAACTTTCATTAAATCTTCTAACTTTACATTAAAACAGCCCACTCTTTGAGTAGTTACGGCATATTTATCCTTATTGCCAGCAAATCCAAAATGCTTTCTCTGCTTTCCTACTCTGTTTGCTATTTCTCTAATGGCATCTAAAGTTGTCCAATTCCTCTTCTCTAATGTGAAGTGTATAT
It encodes the following:
- a CDS encoding permease translates to MDVMSFIMNIINVMINTIIDYLNVNRVLALLMAFLMAGGIASMINKNFIIKYFGSNTPKYISYTVAAVSGSLLAVCSCTILPLFASIYKRGAGIGPATTFLFSGPAINVLAIFYSAALLGWDIGFLRAVFAVVVSILIGLSMEIIFKSHEKKRALRVPKADKISDRPLYQTITFFALQFIMLLVITASPKLFPTLSMPLYDGFLLKHLLFIILGIILAVTTKIWFKDEEIKNWLRESFTLLKIVFPLLIIGVAIAGAIKAIIPPSYIATYVGGNSITANFIASFIGALMYFATLTEVPIIKALMELGMGVGPAMALLLAGPSLSIPTVLTISKVLGKTKALTYLGLVVIFSTICGYIAGIILR
- the truD gene encoding tRNA pseudouridine(13) synthase TruD, translating into MYFLIQQRKEESEKNLKEKLKRYRKKLRDSRIKEKLKEMPLNMNKYLTDAYTGGIIKKYPEDFIVEEITPEGIILEVGKSIEFKDEENWKGNYIHFTLEKRNWTTLDAIREIANRVGKQRKHFGFAGNKDKYAVTTQRVGCFNVKLEDLMKVKIKGIILRDFQKTNRKIRLGDLWGNRFTIRVREPELKGKELEEALNKLCKLKYFLNYYGVQRFGTTRPITHIVGRFIIERDWEGAFHAYCGTPLPYDDKKSKLARELVDEENFKEAYKKFPKAFFYERRMIKAYIETGSYQKAFMILPPYLRCMFINAYQSYLFNEIINRRFEYGFEPMEGDILIDNVPSGALFGYKTRFASGIQGEIEREIYERENLSPEDFKIGEFGSFIGDRRAMIGKIYNMKYWIEDDSYVLQFCLKKGNYATSVLREFIEKKD
- a CDS encoding multiprotein bridging factor aMBF1 encodes the protein MQMCELCGKLTDKLYKVIIEGSEMNVCKECAKFGKSPKTYSRLGKKTIIGKGTITTNKQVKKPIKRRRDIFDTLPMLREDYGDVIREAREKRGLSIEELAKKLKMKASTLQKFERYELEPNEKEIKILEKELKISLTESIGEETSYYGGRDEDGFTLGDFIKIKK